From a region of the Buteo buteo chromosome 7, bButBut1.hap1.1, whole genome shotgun sequence genome:
- the GEMIN4 gene encoding gem-associated protein 4 yields MEPGPWGVCEETAILHGGFLLAARLTQPRPLRELRKTDWPRVGPPITDALGEIGARCPSPLQHSLWKKEAVAIVWAKVLLPGPPATSLDQGWKEDDFFSVGRMIPDVNHTVLFELVKALGVPRLFVELLLALPRDLRWSQLERLVEYIASETSPSDIRFFLDVWWEVMKHKEGREDATVSAFSALIRQHGCESSLDDGLQPPKRFKGDPGSLNGSPTATSLLMVLIEGLKQTYRSIALPHMRCYALANLVELLSVFTELKPEGSPLPVAEYLDKVSSVVSLWTSDTESQFHHRGLDEKVKEAERSMSLLSVAKLSREELFVGLDLLCSLLHAWGEELQGTLNGSEELCYESYRLLDTLTTFGKNLDCFSETRDLGEDETRVVLELTQITKDFLKEISASLKSKDLDASLMSSVAMTIIEQKLDRHLEMCSVFASEKTWAFSKDWVDCLVKNKALFQKPELVLKLLETLVNFAMFRQDKEARELQMQVTKAIVECYTELSLTDKNKVISDVLASWGGPGLSLNLQVVAEGFQEDLNVTFNQITKSVSDEGLARAVASVARLTLLYPEATVKQVCNLAVVNLGAHQFLAQILCSFPALSFLETHDDPGRPRSLVVRCLEEAVWGRLSTAREEEQFLEFLAFLMQPSSGTPLVSPAEVTKAFVLPYLKSDSAEIELSLQILSKVLGIQSCPEEHWIKSCHPFPLLLSLCKLLDGYTKYWHQPRDQLFPSLETKDLILNILCQLCEVVRPETAPSPELWVQSLAWLHRKVAALDWTVSLRLKKLYGDHFKNEVPATLFEICTLPEDEWTSQPLPAYGPGSGLLAWMECCCVSTALRDTMLTLLTVNVDNPEEVNLFSKGFLVALIQVLPWCSHSEWKRLAHVVENLLQRQVLHVPYTLEYVQYMPLLNLRPFACYLQFSVLFLRGFQLLCSSSCSTWLPAEAWLHVVQLYCGSLTDLLGSVKTTAGPPSHPAEDGTSTQEVSFICIQMFCHLLHVAAMLPEKGCSEPLVVVALEILSQYETFSSADTSPSNTLRRANERHFLESITDNVSDEALRGTLLQKLSKLGACSAREPA; encoded by the exons ATGGAGCCCG GACCGTGGGGCGTGTGCGAGGAGACGGCCATCCTGCACGGCGGGTTCCTGCTGGCCGCCCGGCTGACCCAGCCGCGGCCGCTGCGGGAGCTGCGCAAAACCGACTGGCCACGCGTGGGACCCCCCATCACCGACGCCCTGGGGGAGATCGGGGCCCGCTGCCCTTCGCCGCTGCAGCACAGCCTTTGGAAGAAGGAAGCCGTGGCCATCGTCTGGGCTAAAGTCCTGCTGCCGGGCCCGCCGGCCACCTCGCTGGACCAGGGATGGAAGGAGGACGACTTCTTCTCGGTGGGCAGGATGATCCCCGACGTTAATCACACCGTCCTCTTTGAGCTCGTCAAGGCTCTCGGCGTGCCCCGGCTCTTcgtggagctgctgctggcgctGCCTCGGGATTTGCgttggagccagctggagcGCTTGGTGGAGTACATCGCCAGCGAGACATCCCCGTCGGACATCAGGTTCTTCTTGGACGTGTGGTGGGAGGTGATGAAACACAAGGAGGGACGGGAGGACGCAACAGTCTCTGCGTTCAGCGCTCTCATCCGTCAGCATGGGTGTGAGTCCTCTCTGGATGATGGTCTCCAGCCCCCAAAGAGGTTCAAGGGTGACCCTGGCTCTCTGAACGGCTCCCCCACTGCCACCAGCCTGCTCATGGTCCTGATAGAGGGGTTAAAGCAAACCTACAGGAGCATCGCCCTGCCCCACATGAGGTGCTATGCCTTGGCCAACCTGGTGGAGCTGCTGTCTGTGTTCACTGAGCTAAAGCCAgagggcagccccctccctgtTGCAGAATACCTGGACAAGGTCAGCTCTGTGGTCAGCCTTTGGACCAGCGACACCGAAAGCCAGTTCCACCACAGGGGGCTGGACGAGAAGGtgaaggaagcagagagaagcaTGAGCCTCTTGTCCGTGGCCAAGCTCTCTCGTGAGGAGCTCTTTGTTGGCTTGGACCTTCTCTGCAGCTTGTTGCATGCCTGGGGAGAAGAGCTGCAGGGCACCCTGAACGGCTCTGAGGAGCTCTGCTATGAGAGCTACCGGCTCCTGGACACTCTTACCACCTTTGGGAAGAACCTGGATTGCTTCTCAGAGACTAGAGACCTGGGTGAAGATGAGACACGCGTCGTGTTAGAGCTGACACAGATCACCAAGGACTTTCTCAAGGAGATCAGTGCCAGCCTGAAGAGCAAGGATTTGGACGCCAGCCTTATGTCTTCAGTTGCCATGACAATCATTGAACAAAAGCTGGACCGGCACCTGGAGATGTGCTCTGTTTTTGCATCTGAAAAGACCTGGGCCTTTTCAAAGGACTGGGTTGACTGTcttgtgaaaaacaaagctcTCTTCCAGAAACCAGAGCTAGTTTTGAAATTACTGGAGACGCTGGTGAACTTTGCCATGTTCCGCCAAGACAAGGAGGCCCGAGAGCTGCAGATGCAAGTGACCAAAGCCATCGTGGAGTGTTACACTGAGCTTTCATTAACCGACAAAAACAAAGTGATCTCGGACGTCCTGGCGTCCTGGGGCGGACCAGGTCTGTCCCTGAACTTACAAGTTGTCGCAGAGGGGTTCCAGGAGGATCTGAACGTGACTTTCAACCAGATCACAAAGAGTGTATCTGATGAAGGCCTGGCCAGGGCTGTGGCTTCTGTGGCCAGGCTCACGCTGCTGTACCCCGAGGCCACAGTGAAGCAGGTTTGTAATCTTGCTGTAGTCAACCTAGGAGCACACCAGTTCCTCGCGCAGatcctctgctccttcccagcGCTGAGTTTCCTGGAGACGCACGATGATCCAGGCAGGCCGCGCAGCCTGGTGGTGAGGTGTCTGGAGGAGGCAGTATGGGGGAGGCTTTCCACTGCGAGGGAAGAGGAGCAGTTCCTTGAGTTCCTGGCCTTTCTCATGCAGCCAAGTTCAGGCACCCCGCTTGTGTCACCTGCAGAGGTGACCAAAGCCTTCGTCCTTCCCTATTTGAAGTCAGACTCTGCTGAAATTGAGCTGAGCCTGCAGATCCTCAGTAAGGTTTTGGGGATACAGTCCTGTCCAGAAGAGCACTGGATCAAGTCCTGTCACCCGTTCCCGCTTCTCCTCAGCCTCTGCAAGCTTCTAGACGGTTACACAAAGTACTGGCATCAGCCTAGGGACCAGCTCTTCCCTTCACTGGAGACCAAAGACCTGATACTGAACatcctctgccagctctgtgAGGTGGTAAGACCAGAAACTGCCCCCTCACCTGAGCTGTGGGTCCAGTCGCTGGCTTGGCTTCACAGGAAGGTGGCAGCACTGGACTGGACCGTCAGTCTCCGGCTGAAGAAGCTTTATGGAGACCACTTCAAGAACGAGGTTCCGGCAACGCTGTTTGAGATCTGCACGCTTCCTGAGGACGAGTGGACGTCCCAGCCTTTGCCGGCTTATGGACCGGGCAGCGGGCTCCTGGCATGGATGGAGTGCTGCTGCGTGTCCACAGCACTCAGGGACACGATGCTGACGCTCCTCACGGTCAATGTGGACAACCCTGAAGAAGTGAACCTTTTCAGCAAAGGCTTCCTGGTGGCCCTCATTCAGGTCCTCCCTTGGTGCAGCCACAGCGAATGGAAGAGGCTCGCGCACGTGGTCGAAAACCTGCTGCAGAGGCAAGTCTTGCACGTGCCGTACACGCTGGAGTACGTGCAGTACATGCCCTTGCTCAACCTCCGGCCGTTTGCCTGCTACCTCCAGTTCTCCGTGCTCTTCCTACGgggcttccagctcctctgcagctccagctgttCCACCTGGCTGCCGGCAGAGGCTTGGCTCCACGTGGTCCAGCTGTACTGCGGCAGCCTGACGGACCTGCTGGGCTCGGTCAAGACCACCGCAGGACCCCCCTCGCACCCCGCTGAGGACGGGACCTCCACGCAGGAGGTGTCCTTCATCTGCATCCAGATGTTCTGCCACCTGCTGCACGTCGCTGCCATGCTGCCGGAGAAGGGATGCAGCGAGCCGCTGGTGGTGGTGGCGTTGGAGATCCTCTCGCAGTACGAGACGTTCAGCAGCGCCGATACGTCCCCCAGCAACACGCTGCGGAGAGCCAACGAGAGGCACTTCCTAGAGTCCATCACGGACAACGTCAGTGACGAGGCGCTGCGTGGCACCCTCCTGCAGAAGCTCAGCAAGCTGGGAGCCTGCTCGGCCAGGGAGCCAGCTTGA